A DNA window from Helianthus annuus cultivar XRQ/B chromosome 15, HanXRQr2.0-SUNRISE, whole genome shotgun sequence contains the following coding sequences:
- the LOC110913995 gene encoding UDP-glycosyltransferase 75C1-like, translating to MTSHRKILIVAYSGKGHINPALRFANCLLQTGVQVTFCTSLSVIQLIDNETIPPGLTFAPFSDGHDRGKQPNTPLQQFVSDFETNGARSAAEVISSAAHTGQPFDCLVYTTVIPWAARVAHAHGIKSALLWCQSASILDSYYYYFNEYQSLISCNNNHPTFLIDLPGLPELSIADFPSFLLASCPKEHEFLVQVMHDHIKVLKLDTSIPRILVNTVDELEFDSIRAVKELEFLPIGPLIRSDGRNSSEYSPGMDFFEKTEDDYIQWLNTQPKSSVVYVSFGTIASFRMEQLEEMAIGLREIRRPFLWVIRDSNQAERVRKIAGLGKHGMIVGWCSQVEVLSHEAIGCVVMHCGWNSTVEVLVAGVRTVAFAQWSDQPMNAKMIEDVWKIGVRVRTREEDGMLEGKEIKRCVEMVMEDEQMKMNAEKWREVTREALDNGGSSTINLQTFLHYL from the coding sequence ATGACAAGCCACCGAAAAATCCTGATCGTTGCGTACTCCGGCAAAGGCCACATCAACCCGGCCCTCCGGTTCGCCAACTGCCTCCTTCAAACTGGCGTCCAAGTCACCTTTTGCACCAGTCTCTCCGTCATTCAACTTATCGACAACGAAACCATCCCTCCGGGCCTAACTTTTGCCCCGTTCTCCGATGGCCACGACCGCGGAAAACAACCAAATACACCCCTCCAACAATTTGTCTCCGATTTTGAAACAAATGGTGCCCGTTCTGCGGCAGAGGTTATTTCCTCTGCCGCGCACACAGGGCAACCGTTTGACTGTTTGGTCTACACCACTGTGATACCGTGGGCAGCACGTGTAGCGCATGCCCACGGTATCAAATCCGCACTTTTATGGTGCCAGTCAGCATCCATCCTGGATAGCTACTACTACTATTTCAATGAATATCAAAGTTTGATATCCTGCAACAACAACCACCCAACGTTTCTGATCGATCTGCCTGGGTTGCCAGAGCTATCAATCGCGGATTTCCCTTCGTTTTTGTTGGCTTCGTGCCCGAAGGAACACGAGTTTCTTGTTCAAGTTATGCATGATCATATCAAAGTACTAAAACTAGATACAAGTATTCCAAGAATACTTGTAAACACTGTTGATGAACTCGAATTCGACTCTATTCGAGCAGTTAAGGAGCTCGAGTTTCTTCCGATCGGGCCTTTGATTAGGTCTGACGGAAGAAACTCTTCAGAGTATTCTCCAGGAATGGATTTCTTCGAGAAAACAGAAGACGATTACATCCAATGGTTAAACACGCAACCGAAATCGTCAGTTGTGTATGTTTCATTCGGGACAATAGCGAGTTTCCGAATGGAACAGCTAGAGGAGATGGCGATCGGGTTAAGAGAGATTCGCAGGCCGTTTTTATGGGTGATAAGAGACAGTAATCAAGCGGAAAGAGTGCGAAAGATAGCGGGATTGGGGAAACATGGGATGATAGTGGGATGGTGTTCTCAAGTGGAGGTATTGAGCCACGAAGCAATTGGGTGTGTTGTGATGCATTGCGGGTGGAATTCGACGGTGGAGGTGTTGGTGGCAGGGGTTCGTACTGTGGCGTTTGCGCAGTGGTCGGATCAGCCGATGAATGCGAAGATGATTGAAGATGTGTGGAAAATCGGGGTGCGGGTGAGGACGAGGGAGGAGGATGGGATGTTGGAGGGGAAGGAGATTAAGAGGTGTGTGGAGATGGTGATGGAAGATGAACAGATGAAGATGAATGCTGAGAAATGGAGAGAGGTGACAAGAGAAGCTCTTGATAATGGTGGATCATCCACCATTAACCTTCAAACTTTCTTACATTATCTATGA